The following coding sequences are from one Epilithonimonas vandammei window:
- a CDS encoding ribonuclease Z, protein MSTYLTILGFNSAIPTINSSPTSQFLEMEERHFLIDCGEGTQVQMRKAKVRFSKINHIFISHLHGDHCFGLPGLVASFRLLGRKTPLNIYGPKGIKKMLETIFEITETYKGFEVIYHELEGKESVKIYEDKRVEVYTIPLSHRVYCNGYLFKEKPKERHLNMKEISKYKEIEICDFQNLRLGKDFVLEDGSVIENQLLTTDPRDSVSYAFCSDTKYKEDIIPIIEKVDVLYHESTFLHNLKEMADYTGHSTALEAATIAKKAQVGKLILGHFSNRYSDLSVMTAEARQIFPNSFLPKALETVKIG, encoded by the coding sequence TTGAGTACATATCTTACAATTTTAGGTTTTAATTCCGCTATTCCGACCATCAATTCATCGCCCACTTCTCAGTTTCTGGAAATGGAAGAGCGTCATTTTTTAATTGATTGCGGCGAAGGAACACAAGTCCAGATGCGAAAAGCCAAGGTAAGATTCTCAAAAATTAATCATATTTTTATATCACACCTGCACGGCGATCATTGTTTTGGATTGCCAGGTTTGGTAGCATCTTTCAGACTATTAGGCAGAAAAACACCATTAAATATCTATGGTCCGAAGGGCATCAAAAAAATGCTGGAAACCATTTTTGAAATCACAGAGACGTACAAAGGATTTGAAGTGATTTACCACGAGCTGGAAGGTAAAGAATCTGTAAAAATCTATGAAGATAAAAGAGTAGAAGTCTATACTATTCCGCTCAGTCACAGAGTCTACTGTAATGGATATCTCTTTAAGGAAAAGCCAAAAGAGCGTCATCTTAATATGAAAGAAATTTCTAAATATAAAGAAATAGAAATTTGCGATTTTCAGAACCTGAGACTCGGGAAAGATTTTGTATTAGAAGATGGATCTGTTATAGAAAATCAATTACTGACAACAGATCCTAGGGATTCTGTTTCTTATGCTTTTTGTAGCGATACGAAATATAAGGAAGACATAATCCCAATCATAGAAAAGGTAGATGTGCTATATCACGAATCTACTTTTCTTCATAATCTGAAAGAAATGGCAGATTATACAGGGCATTCCACCGCTTTGGAAGCGGCTACAATAGCAAAAAAAGCACAAGTTGGTAAGCTTATATTGGGACATTTTTCCAATCGTTATAGCGATCTGAGTGTGATGACTGCA
- the rdgB gene encoding RdgB/HAM1 family non-canonical purine NTP pyrophosphatase encodes MEILVATHNLHKKEEIQQILGTEYIVTSLSDYNLNDEIIEDGSTFQENALIKAKYSFEETGKASVGDDSGLVVEALGGRPGIFSARYAGNHNFKKNIEKVLDEMKDEPNRRAYFITVLCYKDADGEHFFEGRVYGNLTNEVFGTDGFGYDPIFVPDDYNQTFAEMKTAEKNKISHRSEALKKFLDFLNSKGGIM; translated from the coding sequence ATGGAAATTCTGGTAGCTACGCATAACCTTCATAAAAAAGAAGAGATTCAGCAGATTCTCGGAACAGAATATATTGTAACAAGTCTTTCAGACTATAATCTGAATGACGAAATCATAGAAGATGGCAGCACATTTCAGGAAAACGCACTCATAAAAGCAAAATATAGCTTCGAAGAAACAGGAAAAGCAAGTGTTGGTGATGACAGCGGACTAGTGGTAGAAGCGCTTGGCGGAAGGCCGGGTATTTTTTCTGCGCGCTATGCAGGAAATCATAATTTTAAAAAGAATATAGAAAAAGTATTGGACGAAATGAAGGATGAGCCTAACCGGAGAGCCTACTTCATAACAGTGTTGTGTTACAAAGATGCAGATGGAGAACATTTCTTCGAAGGTCGTGTATATGGCAATCTTACCAATGAAGTTTTTGGAACAGATGGTTTTGGCTATGATCCTATTTTTGTTCCAGATGATTATAATCAGACGTTTGCTGAAATGAAAACTGCAGAAAAAAATAAGATAAGCCACAGAAGTGAAGCTTTAAAAAAATTCTTAGATTTTCTTAATTCAAAAGGGGGTATAATGTAA
- a CDS encoding CPBP family intramembrane glutamic endopeptidase, with protein METQNYKVDFFAGILLVIGLFVGASVAYAVGQGLSALLADDIRETAWYQALAYLITFVTPILFFDFFVVRKDGAKLRFDFSTKPLRVYLLIFPMMFGMMLIADYTTQLIPTTGDLLGPLYKLYTEEFAKLLKSPVATIIMTVILAPILEEILFRGIIMKGMINNGTKPLLAIALSAFIFGVVHFNPWQFAGALLLGLVLGLVYYKTKSLLMSILLHAFNNLISAMLMIYSDSETFSQLFGIRNEILLIMGIVIFIIPFYFFAIKKNIIYKD; from the coding sequence ATGGAAACACAGAATTATAAAGTCGATTTCTTTGCAGGAATATTGTTAGTCATAGGATTATTTGTAGGAGCTTCAGTCGCGTACGCAGTCGGTCAGGGTTTATCTGCTTTGCTGGCAGATGATATTCGGGAAACAGCATGGTATCAGGCCTTGGCTTATCTTATTACGTTTGTCACCCCAATTTTATTTTTTGACTTTTTTGTGGTAAGAAAAGATGGGGCAAAACTCCGTTTCGATTTTTCTACCAAACCACTTCGAGTCTATTTGTTGATATTCCCAATGATGTTTGGGATGATGCTCATTGCAGATTATACGACACAGCTTATCCCGACAACCGGAGATTTACTGGGCCCACTTTATAAATTATATACAGAAGAATTTGCAAAATTGCTAAAGTCGCCAGTTGCGACGATCATAATGACCGTTATTCTCGCACCAATTCTTGAAGAGATATTGTTTCGCGGTATTATTATGAAAGGAATGATAAATAACGGTACAAAACCACTTCTTGCTATTGCATTATCTGCTTTCATTTTTGGGGTAGTACATTTCAATCCCTGGCAATTTGCAGGCGCACTTTTATTGGGTTTGGTATTAGGTTTGGTGTACTACAAAACCAAATCATTGCTGATGTCTATCTTGCTGCATGCGTTTAACAATCTGATTTCTGCAATGCTGATGATATATTCAGATTCGGAAACATTCTCCCAATTATTTGGAATTAGAAATGAAATATTATTAATAATGGGCATCGTGATTTTCATCATTCCATTTTATTTTTTCGCCATTAAGAAAAATATCATTTATAAAGATTAA
- a CDS encoding ABC transporter substrate-binding protein, producing MADETVKISSRVNYSDDSKKLIVNSGKFQNAISKEKLPFKKAMLLNSSLIGYFLELGLENKIKGVSSPEYVFSEKIHQLINENKIINIGNEQKYDIEKIIGSKPDVIFTNYVPNFSNTYDILKKNGIEIIFLDEYSEQNPLEKTKYLLLFGKLFDAEEKAEKSYKNIENNYQKIKQLSMTMPHKPRVICNEMYGSQWFVPGGKSFVSKLIADAGGNYFLKDNTETVSVPLSFEEVFVKSENVSYWINISPHRNKKELLVLNPNYSKMKVFNSGSLFMINNREKDNANDYFESGVVRCDLVLRDYFKIFHPDDKTFQKEPLIYMKELK from the coding sequence TTGGCAGACGAAACTGTAAAAATCTCATCTAGAGTAAATTACTCTGATGATTCCAAAAAATTAATTGTTAACTCGGGAAAATTCCAAAATGCAATTTCTAAGGAAAAATTGCCGTTTAAGAAAGCTATGCTTCTCAATTCAAGCTTGATTGGTTACTTTTTGGAACTTGGTTTAGAGAATAAAATTAAAGGGGTTTCTAGTCCGGAATATGTTTTTTCGGAAAAAATCCATCAGCTCATCAATGAAAATAAGATTATTAACATCGGAAATGAACAGAAATATGATATCGAAAAAATAATTGGTAGTAAGCCTGATGTTATATTTACGAATTATGTGCCTAATTTTTCCAACACTTATGATATTCTGAAGAAAAACGGAATAGAAATTATTTTTTTAGACGAGTATTCGGAGCAGAATCCATTAGAAAAAACAAAATACTTGTTGCTGTTTGGTAAACTGTTTGATGCGGAAGAAAAAGCCGAAAAATCATATAAGAATATTGAAAATAATTATCAGAAAATCAAACAGCTCTCAATGACAATGCCGCATAAACCTAGAGTTATTTGTAACGAAATGTACGGAAGTCAGTGGTTCGTCCCCGGTGGTAAATCTTTTGTTTCGAAATTAATAGCCGATGCAGGTGGTAATTATTTTTTAAAAGACAATACAGAAACCGTTTCTGTGCCTCTTAGTTTTGAAGAAGTTTTTGTAAAATCTGAAAATGTCAGTTACTGGATCAACATCAGTCCCCATCGCAATAAAAAGGAGTTGCTGGTACTTAATCCCAATTATAGCAAAATGAAAGTGTTTAATTCAGGATCACTCTTTATGATTAATAATCGTGAAAAGGATAATGCTAATGATTATTTTGAATCAGGCGTTGTGCGCTGCGATTTGGTTTTGCGGGATTATTTTAAAATTTTTCATCCAGATGACAAAACATTTCAGAAAGAACCTTTAATTTACATGAAAGAACTCAAATAA
- a CDS encoding recombinase family protein encodes MIIADLYIRVSTDEQAEKGYSQRDQNERLRKYCENNNILVNKVIYEDHSAKSFERPEWKKYLIEIKKRSHKSSLVLFTKWDRFSRNTGDAYQMISLLHKNHIIPQAIEQPLDMSVPENKLMLAIYLSTPEVENDRRALNTFHGMRRAKKEGRLMGIAPYGYINRSHEDGKKYIARKEPEASNITWAFNEVAKGHLPADHVRLQMNKREGVSMSRSAFAKAMRNPVYCGKIYIENYKQEEAYYTDGKHEALITERLFYQVQQIMDKRRKVEGPGGRVFGNDRFPLRGLLTCPRCGKNLTASGAKGKSRTYYYYHCHYKCGFRFDSDTLNELFETEISKLEYNPIIKDLMKEILLDNYKQFTYDIEAKRKSISKEISLLHEKVANARDKYLSDKLDEDDYKEIKILTKNQIEQLEVELQYIVSESKELDIKTKIENALDSMENLSNLYQQGDLLTKRTIGCLIFPQKVEFDGKSFQTPKMNIVAQCIYQYNSGLGNKKNRHKKLKTSNVGLVTSTGFKPVTF; translated from the coding sequence ATGATAATTGCAGATCTATACATAAGAGTTTCCACTGATGAACAGGCTGAAAAGGGCTATTCCCAAAGAGATCAGAATGAGAGACTGCGTAAATATTGTGAAAACAACAATATACTGGTAAATAAGGTTATTTATGAAGATCATTCAGCCAAGAGCTTTGAACGCCCGGAGTGGAAAAAGTACCTCATTGAAATAAAAAAAAGAAGTCACAAAAGCAGTCTGGTCCTGTTTACCAAATGGGATCGGTTCAGCCGTAACACAGGAGATGCCTATCAGATGATAAGTCTTCTCCATAAAAATCATATTATTCCCCAAGCTATCGAACAGCCGCTGGATATGTCCGTACCTGAAAATAAGCTCATGCTGGCAATCTATCTTTCTACCCCTGAGGTAGAAAATGACAGAAGAGCATTGAACACTTTTCACGGCATGCGCAGAGCGAAGAAGGAGGGTCGATTAATGGGGATAGCCCCTTACGGTTATATTAATAGAAGTCATGAGGACGGTAAAAAATATATTGCCCGTAAGGAACCGGAAGCATCAAATATTACCTGGGCTTTTAATGAAGTTGCCAAAGGTCATCTACCTGCTGATCATGTACGGTTGCAGATGAATAAAAGGGAAGGTGTTTCCATGTCGAGAAGTGCATTTGCCAAAGCCATGAGAAATCCGGTTTATTGCGGTAAAATTTATATAGAAAACTATAAACAAGAGGAGGCCTATTACACTGATGGAAAACACGAAGCGCTAATTACCGAACGACTATTTTATCAGGTTCAGCAGATTATGGACAAAAGAAGAAAAGTGGAGGGTCCAGGCGGACGAGTTTTTGGTAATGACCGTTTTCCGCTTCGAGGCCTTCTTACCTGTCCAAGATGCGGAAAAAATCTTACTGCAAGTGGTGCAAAAGGGAAATCTAGAACCTATTACTACTACCACTGCCACTATAAATGCGGGTTTAGATTTGACTCTGATACATTAAATGAATTATTTGAAACTGAAATCTCAAAATTGGAATATAATCCGATCATCAAAGACCTGATGAAAGAAATACTTTTAGATAACTACAAACAGTTTACTTATGATATCGAAGCGAAACGGAAATCTATTTCAAAGGAGATTAGTTTACTTCATGAAAAAGTTGCCAACGCGAGAGACAAATATCTTTCCGATAAGTTAGACGAAGACGATTACAAAGAGATAAAAATACTTACGAAAAACCAAATCGAGCAGTTGGAAGTGGAGCTACAGTATATTGTTTCAGAAAGTAAAGAACTTGACATCAAGACAAAAATAGAAAACGCGCTCGATTCCATGGAAAACCTTTCAAACCTATACCAGCAAGGCGATCTGCTAACAAAAAGAACGATAGGGTGTTTGATATTTCCCCAAAAAGTTGAATTTGACGGAAAAAGTTTTCAAACACCTAAGATGAATATTGTTGCTCAGTGTATCTATCAGTATAACAGCGGTTTAGGGAATAAAAAAAACCGACATAAGAAATTGAAAACTTCAAATGTCGGTCTTGTGACCTCGACAGGATTCAAACCTGTAACCTTCTGA
- a CDS encoding DDE-type integrase/transposase/recombinase yields MWQTDFTYFKVIGWGWYYLSTVLDDYSRYIIHWELCDSMKAEDVKRTVNTAIEKAKLKSKAKPKLLSDNGSCYISNELRTYLKDDLKMKQVHGKPMHPQTQGKTERYHRTMKNVVKLNHFYHPEELVEALEKFVENYNNKRYHESLKNLPPADVYFGRSEQILEKRRQIKSDSIRKRRQLYFQQKLLSL; encoded by the coding sequence ATGTGGCAGACAGACTTCACTTATTTTAAAGTGATTGGTTGGGGTTGGTACTATCTGAGCACTGTTTTAGACGACTACAGCAGGTATATCATCCATTGGGAACTCTGTGATTCGATGAAGGCCGAAGATGTGAAACGAACGGTAAATACAGCGATTGAAAAAGCAAAGTTGAAGTCTAAAGCCAAACCGAAATTACTCTCAGACAATGGTTCCTGCTACATATCAAACGAACTCAGAACCTATCTGAAAGACGATTTGAAGATGAAGCAGGTTCACGGAAAGCCGATGCATCCGCAAACCCAAGGGAAAACAGAACGATACCATAGAACGATGAAAAATGTGGTAAAACTCAATCATTTTTATCATCCTGAAGAACTTGTGGAAGCTTTAGAAAAATTCGTAGAAAACTACAACAACAAGCGATATCACGAATCTTTGAAAAACCTTCCTCCGGCAGATGTTTACTTCGGAAGATCTGAGCAAATTTTGGAAAAAAGAAGACAAATAAAATCGGATTCAATCCGAAAAAGAAGACAGTTGTATTTTCAACAGAAATTATTAAGTTTATAA
- a CDS encoding IS110 family RNA-guided transposase, producing MVNLEKKVVGIDVSSKFLTISFKNAQNQEIVMNIGNLKKDILSCLKKLDQKDYKIVVEATGSYSSKILYYAYSKGFDVYQVNPLTIKKYAEVRNLISKTDDEDAKLIRDFGEKMEICPFEPKKENLEFLEQELNLLQDLEQEKARFSLKLKSLRQKARLNKEVVKHYETLINNLQKEIEKLLKRLPKLEDEELQENKTLLKSINGIGEKTSLLLLVATNHFKSFEHSKSVSKYFGVAPRMYHSGNKKITIGKCRTTKEYIRSVLFICSWSAVKCNPQCKALYERILEKGKCKKLALIAVCNKLLRQAFGIIKSKNKYQLDFAK from the coding sequence ATGGTAAATTTAGAAAAGAAAGTAGTAGGAATTGACGTAAGCTCAAAGTTTTTGACCATAAGTTTCAAAAACGCACAAAACCAAGAAATCGTAATGAATATTGGCAATTTGAAAAAAGATATTTTAAGCTGTCTGAAAAAGTTAGACCAAAAGGATTATAAAATTGTAGTAGAAGCCACCGGTTCTTACAGTAGCAAAATCCTTTACTATGCTTATTCAAAGGGATTTGATGTTTATCAGGTAAATCCTTTGACGATTAAAAAATATGCAGAAGTAAGAAACTTAATCAGTAAAACTGATGATGAAGATGCTAAATTAATCCGGGATTTTGGAGAGAAAATGGAAATTTGTCCTTTTGAACCCAAAAAAGAGAATCTTGAATTTTTAGAACAGGAACTCAATCTTTTGCAGGATTTGGAACAGGAGAAAGCGAGATTTTCATTAAAATTAAAATCTCTGCGCCAAAAAGCAAGACTCAATAAAGAGGTGGTAAAACATTATGAAACATTGATTAATAATTTGCAAAAAGAGATAGAAAAACTTTTGAAACGATTGCCAAAACTGGAAGATGAGGAATTGCAAGAGAATAAAACTCTGCTCAAGAGCATTAATGGAATTGGAGAGAAAACCTCGCTCTTATTGCTGGTTGCAACGAACCATTTCAAGAGTTTTGAACACTCAAAATCGGTAAGTAAATACTTTGGAGTTGCTCCAAGAATGTATCATTCCGGAAACAAAAAAATAACAATCGGCAAATGTCGAACAACCAAAGAATATATCCGAAGTGTCTTATTCATCTGCTCTTGGAGTGCGGTAAAATGCAATCCGCAATGCAAAGCCTTATATGAAAGGATTTTGGAAAAAGGGAAATGTAAAAAATTAGCTTTAATAGCAGTTTGCAACAAACTGCTACGACAAGCCTTTGGAATAATAAAATCTAAAAACAAATATCAACTGGATTTTGCAAAATAA
- a CDS encoding helix-turn-helix domain containing protein, translating to MRLSASEKYEIIQEVTTSEIGVKRTLKSFGIARSTFYKWYQKYLENGYDGLETSKRTSKRQWNSIPEEQKDLVVEIALEHTELSSRELAHKITDEQGVFISESSVYRILKQRDLIPAPNHFDFVEHSMLYSKIFRFIFLVILQNPVDICF from the coding sequence ATGAGATTATCAGCAAGTGAGAAATACGAAATTATTCAAGAAGTTACTACGAGTGAAATTGGTGTAAAACGAACCTTGAAAAGCTTTGGGATTGCAAGAAGTACTTTCTATAAGTGGTATCAGAAATACCTTGAAAACGGCTACGATGGCTTGGAAACGTCCAAAAGAACATCTAAAAGACAATGGAACAGCATTCCGGAAGAACAAAAAGATTTGGTCGTAGAAATCGCTTTGGAACATACGGAGCTTTCCTCAAGAGAACTGGCGCACAAAATTACCGATGAACAAGGTGTCTTTATCTCAGAATCCAGTGTTTACAGGATTTTGAAGCAGCGGGATTTAATTCCTGCACCGAATCATTTTGACTTCGTCGAACATTCTATGTTATATTCCAAAATTTTTAGGTTCATTTTTTTAGTTATTTTGCAAAATCCAGTTGATATTTGTTTTTAG
- a CDS encoding transposase, with the protein METPKKKSSEKFVKDIRKNTRRIFTAEQKILIVMEGLRAETSVAELCRQHNIAQSQFYSWNKEFMEAGKKRLNGDVIREATSDEVSDLKKENARLKEMVADLVLRYDIVKKSLDMLD; encoded by the coding sequence ATGGAAACACCTAAAAAGAAAAGTTCCGAAAAATTCGTAAAAGACATCCGTAAAAATACAAGGAGGATCTTTACAGCCGAGCAGAAAATTTTAATCGTAATGGAAGGGCTTCGTGCAGAAACTTCTGTAGCGGAACTATGCCGACAGCATAATATTGCCCAATCTCAGTTTTATTCCTGGAACAAAGAATTTATGGAAGCCGGTAAAAAACGGCTCAATGGCGATGTTATTAGAGAAGCCACGAGTGATGAAGTGTCGGATTTAAAGAAAGAGAATGCCCGACTGAAGGAAATGGTTGCCGATTTGGTTCTGCGCTATGACATTGTAAAAAAAAGCTTAGACATGCTGGATTGA
- a CDS encoding LytS family sensor histidine kinase — translation MYHTGLVLLLLSDSSLDFNYTEIGDLKKLKIAPFILINFIENAFKYGFNAEENSKISVKIIVQEGILNFVVYNKIVNKKGNEEHSLKVGLKNTFEHLAQVYADGHTITINENLCKFFFKKLRRANIPIN, via the coding sequence TTGTACCATACAGGCCTGGTTTTGCTGTTGCTATCAGACAGCAGTCTGGATTTTAATTACACCGAAATAGGAGACTTGAAAAAGCTGAAAATTGCACCATTTATTCTGATTAATTTTATCGAAAATGCTTTTAAATACGGTTTTAATGCAGAAGAAAATTCAAAAATATCAGTAAAAATTATCGTTCAGGAAGGCATTTTAAACTTCGTGGTCTATAATAAGATTGTCAATAAAAAAGGGAATGAAGAACATAGCCTTAAAGTTGGTCTGAAAAATACCTTCGAACATCTCGCTCAGGTTTATGCTGACGGGCATACCATCACCATCAATGAAAACCTGTGCAAATTTTTTTTTAAAAAATTACGCAGGGCAAATATACCAATAAATTAG
- a CDS encoding carbohydrate kinase family protein produces the protein MFLNKKINAVSYGEVLFDVFGEEKKIGGAPLNLALRTASFGFPVAMISAVGNDEDGKVICDYIKENQLDTRGIITTQDYDTGIVQVTLNERGSATYEIKFPSAWDFIELNENVQNIVQNADVFFFGSLSCRNDVSRNTLFSLLNFNPKMFKVFDVNLRKPFYNIEVLQQLMNKADFIKFNDEEILEIASELGFQSDNLEENIQFISEKTSTKSICVTLGKHGSLLLWNGNIYQHGGYPVKVADTVGAGDSFLASLIAKLLSDKNPETALDFASAVGALVASYSGANPKLRNEEIDNFLKERV, from the coding sequence ATGTTCCTTAATAAAAAAATAAATGCAGTCAGTTATGGAGAAGTGCTCTTCGATGTATTTGGAGAAGAAAAGAAAATCGGTGGTGCTCCGCTCAATCTGGCTTTGAGAACCGCTTCATTTGGATTTCCGGTGGCGATGATAAGTGCGGTTGGTAATGATGAGGACGGAAAGGTAATTTGTGATTACATCAAAGAAAATCAACTTGATACCAGAGGGATTATTACCACTCAGGATTATGATACGGGTATTGTCCAGGTAACATTGAACGAGCGTGGTTCCGCGACCTATGAAATCAAATTTCCATCCGCCTGGGATTTTATAGAATTGAATGAAAATGTTCAAAATATTGTTCAAAATGCTGATGTTTTTTTCTTTGGAAGCCTGAGTTGTAGGAATGATGTCTCTAGAAATACACTTTTCAGTTTGCTGAATTTTAATCCTAAAATGTTCAAAGTTTTTGATGTGAATCTGAGAAAGCCTTTTTATAATATTGAAGTTTTACAACAATTAATGAACAAAGCAGATTTCATCAAATTCAATGATGAGGAAATCTTGGAAATTGCTTCAGAATTAGGTTTTCAATCTGATAATCTGGAAGAAAATATTCAGTTTATCTCAGAAAAAACCAGTACCAAATCCATCTGCGTGACTTTGGGAAAACACGGTTCATTATTATTATGGAATGGCAATATTTACCAACACGGTGGTTATCCTGTAAAAGTGGCAGATACGGTTGGCGCAGGTGATTCTTTTCTGGCGAGTTTGATTGCTAAATTGTTGTCCGATAAAAATCCTGAAACGGCATTGGATTTTGCAAGTGCTGTAGGAGCTTTGGTAGCAAGTTATAGTGGTGCAAATCCTAAACTTAGAAATGAAGAAATAGACAATTTTCTGAAAGAAAGAGTTTAA
- a CDS encoding glycoside hydrolase family 32 protein: MTIRKIYLAAVMALAIYSCQNQDSVADVNPEDIFRQTNIFPQPPNQWMGTTNPYYTAGYVGDVMPYYENGKFHLFFLHDAKTKPAGEGFHDIHSFETTNFKDFTYQGRQIPYGTASEPDFGVGTGSLVKVGNTYYYYYTGHNAIASFLAGNPRESVLLATSTDMKNWTKVKNFKITAPAGYYDYEFRDPHVLYNAEDGKYWMLVSAQTSDKKAVVLKFTTTNPASGNWKVENPIYTTTSSENYIMLECPNLFKMGNYWYLVFSENWSNNSGTHYRMASSPNGPWTTPTNDRLDGSYLYAAKTVSDNANRYLVGWTARKVPESNTGGKDWAGNLVAHQLVQNPDGTLAVKPVSTLQSVFAQNAPLSIDKITGNASQSGNSFNLSANSQVMFGKLQKANQISFTLNASASGKSGLILAQDNDGKNGFKISFEPSANRSASYVINGGSEDFANSYPLSGISGTNYNLTVFISNDLCVVYVNDKLAFSNRVYDVVNKKWSIFGTADSSFSNINVKNP; encoded by the coding sequence ATGACAATCAGAAAAATATATTTAGCCGCTGTGATGGCTTTAGCAATTTATTCTTGCCAGAATCAGGATTCGGTGGCTGATGTGAATCCGGAAGATATTTTCAGACAGACCAACATCTTTCCGCAGCCGCCCAATCAATGGATGGGAACTACTAATCCTTATTACACTGCAGGTTATGTTGGTGATGTAATGCCCTATTACGAAAACGGAAAATTCCATCTTTTCTTTCTGCACGATGCTAAAACTAAACCTGCAGGCGAAGGGTTTCACGACATTCACAGCTTTGAGACGACCAATTTCAAGGATTTTACCTATCAGGGAAGACAAATTCCCTACGGAACGGCTTCCGAACCGGATTTTGGTGTTGGAACGGGGAGTTTGGTAAAAGTCGGAAATACGTATTATTACTATTACACCGGGCACAATGCAATTGCTTCGTTTTTAGCGGGTAATCCGAGGGAAAGTGTGCTTTTGGCAACAAGTACGGATATGAAAAACTGGACGAAAGTGAAAAATTTTAAAATTACTGCTCCGGCTGGCTATTATGATTATGAATTCCGAGACCCGCACGTTTTGTATAATGCGGAAGATGGAAAATACTGGATGCTGGTTTCTGCACAGACTTCGGATAAAAAAGCAGTGGTGCTGAAATTTACCACAACCAATCCTGCCAGCGGAAATTGGAAGGTGGAAAATCCAATTTACACGACAACTTCTTCGGAAAATTACATTATGCTAGAATGTCCCAACCTTTTCAAAATGGGCAATTACTGGTATCTTGTTTTTTCTGAAAACTGGAGCAACAACAGCGGAACACATTACAGAATGGCTAGTTCACCAAACGGACCTTGGACAACGCCAACGAATGACCGATTGGACGGCTCTTATCTCTATGCTGCAAAAACCGTTTCGGACAATGCCAACCGTTATCTGGTAGGTTGGACTGCAAGAAAAGTCCCTGAAAGCAACACCGGTGGAAAAGATTGGGCGGGAAATCTCGTAGCACATCAATTAGTTCAGAATCCGGATGGAACGTTGGCGGTAAAACCTGTTTCTACCTTGCAATCTGTATTCGCGCAAAATGCTCCGCTTTCCATAGATAAGATTACAGGAAATGCTTCTCAGAGCGGTAATAGCTTTAACCTTTCTGCGAATTCCCAGGTAATGTTCGGGAAACTCCAGAAGGCCAATCAGATCAGCTTTACGTTGAACGCTTCTGCTAGTGGAAAATCTGGATTGATTTTGGCTCAGGATAATGACGGAAAGAATGGGTTTAAAATTTCATTTGAACCTTCTGCTAACAGGAGTGCAAGCTATGTAATAAATGGCGGAAGTGAGGATTTTGCCAATTCTTATCCTTTGTCTGGAATCTCGGGAACAAACTATAATTTAACAGTTTTCATCAGCAATGATCTTTGTGTGGTCTATGTGAATGATAAGCTGGCGTTCAGCAATCGTGTGTATGATGTTGTTAACAAAAAATGGAGTATTTTTGGTACTGCGGACAGTTCATTCAGTAATATTAATGTTAAAAATCCTTAA